In Methanococcoides sp. AM1, one genomic interval encodes:
- the mtxX gene encoding methanogenesis marker protein Mmp4/MtxX: MDVVRKRALSNTAKVAIGVRDPTPKMLSSIENAHNEGYAHVILVGDKQEIDAIGTSLEIINTHEPEYVLGDLLASGSVDAAVRGTAKASGALSHLKQVLKIERLHRMAFLLTSEGVPFFLAPVGIDEGNDLSDKITLVKLGVEHMRRFGVEPVVGVLSGGRMDDLGRHETIDRTLADADFLASRLRENGICAKHYTILIEDAIKEANFIFAPDGITGNLIFRTLVFLGGGDGIGAPVLMDDHVFVDTSRVGGHYTKAIMLASALVDMKNERNRS, translated from the coding sequence ATGGATGTTGTTCGGAAAAGGGCTCTTTCAAACACTGCAAAAGTGGCTATTGGTGTTCGTGATCCAACTCCTAAGATGCTATCCAGTATAGAGAATGCACACAATGAGGGATATGCACATGTTATCCTTGTAGGGGATAAGCAGGAGATCGATGCTATTGGCACTTCTCTTGAGATCATTAACACCCATGAGCCGGAGTACGTTCTGGGCGACCTGTTGGCATCGGGTTCAGTTGATGCAGCTGTCAGGGGAACTGCAAAAGCATCAGGTGCGCTGTCCCATCTAAAGCAGGTCCTGAAAATAGAGCGGCTTCATCGTATGGCTTTTCTCCTTACCTCTGAAGGTGTTCCATTCTTCCTTGCACCTGTGGGCATCGATGAGGGCAATGACCTCTCGGACAAGATCACACTTGTTAAGCTTGGTGTGGAACACATGCGCAGGTTCGGAGTTGAACCGGTGGTAGGAGTGCTTTCGGGTGGCAGGATGGACGATCTTGGAAGGCATGAGACGATCGATCGCACACTTGCAGACGCTGACTTCCTCGCAAGCCGGCTTCGGGAAAATGGTATATGTGCAAAGCATTATACAATACTCATTGAGGACGCCATAAAGGAAGCGAACTTCATCTTTGCTCCTGACGGGATAACTGGTAACCTGATATTCAGGACACTTGTGTTCCTTGGAGGAGGGGACGGTATCGGTGCGCCTGTATTAATGGATGACCATGTCTTCGTGGACACATCACGCGTGGGTGGTCACTACACAAAAGCTATTATGCTTGCAAGTGCCCTTGTGGATATGAAAAACGAGAGAAACAGATCTTGA
- a CDS encoding aldolase: MWQEIAKYGKKLVDHGLVESNFGNISVRIGSRMMITRSGAALDEITDNSVVEVPIERTSELDRIASTETIVHRAIYRNTPALAILHAHCPYSVAQTLIADSDNIIPFDSEGIHFLHEIPIFKGMMGTAELAEEAAKALSNHRGAIAYSHGTFALGKTLADAYIVTTQIEHSCRIKYLVDLAKK, translated from the coding sequence ATGTGGCAGGAAATAGCAAAATATGGGAAAAAGCTGGTCGACCACGGGTTGGTCGAATCCAATTTTGGAAACATCAGCGTGCGTATAGGGAGCAGAATGATGATAACACGAAGTGGTGCAGCACTTGACGAGATCACTGATAACAGTGTGGTGGAAGTTCCCATCGAGAGAACATCGGAACTCGACCGGATCGCATCCACAGAGACCATCGTGCACCGTGCCATTTACAGGAACACGCCTGCGCTTGCGATCCTGCATGCACACTGCCCATATTCGGTGGCCCAGACGCTTATAGCAGATTCAGACAATATTATCCCTTTTGACAGCGAAGGCATCCACTTCCTTCACGAGATACCCATCTTCAAGGGAATGATGGGAACAGCCGAACTGGCAGAAGAAGCAGCAAAAGCATTATCCAACCACAGGGGAGCGATCGCATACAGCCATGGCACCTTCGCATTGGGTAAGACGCTTGCTGATGCTTACATAGTCACAACACAGATAGAGCATTCCTGCAGGATCAAATACCTGGTCGATCTTGCAAAGAAGTAA
- the ilvD gene encoding dihydroxy-acid dehydratase: protein MRSDNTKKGDARAPNRSLLKAIGVTDSEMKKPFIAVVNSWTEFIPGHIHLDKVAEAVKAGIRNAGGVPFEFHTIGICDGIAMGHEGMKYSLPSREAIEDTIEIMIQGQQMDGMVMVTSCDKITPGHLMAAGRVDIPTMVVTGGPMLPGYVDDKYTDLVSVFEGVGSCQSGKVSSEKLKQLEDLCCCGAGSCAGMFTANTMACMTEALGLSLPGCATAHAVDAKKMRIAKDSGERIVELVKEGISARQIVTEKSFENAIMVDLAVGGSTNTTLHLPAIAHEFGLELPLEKFDELSKTTPHLIGLRPGGENFMLDFERAGGVHAIMKRLKTKLNLDEKTITGKTVGENVEEFVIVNPKLNARILTTLDNPLHEEGGIAVLKGNLAPDGAVVKQAAVDEKMLRHTGPARVFDSEEDAMAIIMKGGIKSGDVVVIRYEGPKGGPGMREMLSPTSAIAGMGLIDSVALITDGRFSGGTRGPCIGHISPEAYEGGPIGLIQEGDIIEIDMPARKLELNVPDEELEKRRADFKPVEKEVTGYLSRYRKTVSSANRGAIRD from the coding sequence ATGAGAAGTGACAATACAAAGAAAGGAGATGCACGTGCGCCAAACCGTTCGCTTTTGAAAGCGATAGGAGTGACCGATTCTGAAATGAAGAAGCCGTTCATAGCTGTTGTGAATTCATGGACAGAGTTCATTCCGGGACACATCCACCTTGATAAGGTTGCAGAAGCGGTAAAGGCCGGTATTCGCAATGCAGGCGGTGTTCCTTTCGAATTCCATACCATAGGCATCTGTGATGGTATCGCGATGGGACACGAAGGAATGAAATATTCCCTCCCAAGCAGGGAAGCCATCGAAGACACCATTGAGATCATGATACAGGGCCAGCAGATGGATGGTATGGTCATGGTAACATCATGTGACAAGATCACACCAGGTCACCTCATGGCTGCAGGAAGGGTCGACATTCCGACAATGGTCGTTACAGGCGGTCCGATGCTGCCAGGATATGTTGATGACAAATACACTGACCTCGTTTCTGTCTTTGAAGGTGTTGGATCATGCCAGAGCGGTAAGGTCTCATCTGAAAAACTGAAACAGCTTGAAGATCTCTGTTGTTGTGGCGCAGGTTCATGTGCCGGAATGTTCACAGCTAATACCATGGCATGCATGACAGAAGCACTGGGACTCAGTCTTCCCGGTTGTGCAACTGCTCATGCGGTCGATGCAAAGAAGATGCGTATTGCAAAAGATTCCGGTGAAAGGATCGTAGAGCTTGTAAAAGAAGGAATTTCTGCACGCCAGATAGTCACTGAGAAATCCTTTGAGAATGCTATCATGGTAGACCTTGCAGTCGGAGGAAGTACGAACACTACCCTTCACCTGCCTGCCATCGCCCATGAATTCGGACTTGAACTTCCACTTGAGAAGTTCGATGAGCTTAGCAAGACAACCCCTCACCTGATCGGACTCAGACCAGGCGGAGAGAATTTCATGCTCGATTTTGAGAGAGCCGGCGGAGTTCATGCGATCATGAAGAGGCTGAAAACAAAGCTCAACCTTGATGAGAAGACCATCACTGGAAAGACCGTTGGTGAAAATGTCGAAGAATTCGTCATTGTCAATCCGAAGCTGAACGCCCGTATCCTGACAACACTCGATAATCCACTGCACGAAGAAGGCGGAATTGCAGTCCTTAAAGGAAACCTGGCACCTGATGGAGCAGTTGTAAAGCAGGCAGCTGTCGATGAGAAAATGCTCAGGCACACAGGTCCTGCAAGAGTATTCGATAGTGAAGAAGATGCAATGGCAATCATCATGAAAGGCGGAATAAAGTCAGGAGATGTTGTTGTCATCAGGTACGAAGGACCAAAAGGAGGTCCTGGCATGCGTGAGATGCTCTCACCAACATCAGCTATTGCAGGAATGGGACTGATCGATTCAGTAGCACTTATCACAGACGGAAGGTTCTCAGGCGGTACAAGAGGACCATGCATAGGTCACATCTCACCGGAAGCCTATGAAGGCGGACCTATCGGCCTGATACAGGAAGGCGACATCATTGAGATCGACATGCCTGCAAGGAAGCTTGAGCTCAATGTCCCGGACGAAGAACTGGAAAAGAGAAGGGCAGATTTCAAACCGGTCGAAAAGGAAGTCACAGGCTACCTTTCAAGATATCGAAAAACAGTTAGCTCCGCGAACAGGGGAGCGATCAGGGATTAA
- a CDS encoding archease, whose product MQFPDLKYEYLEHTADAKFKAYGKTMEEAFENAAVAMFNVMINTSKVDCKHTESIKLTAPDIDDLLVDWLSELLFLFEVDFIAFGEFKVESITQVDGEYTISAHASGEEIDLGKHEIDTEVKAVTYNDLKAEEVPEGFMVQVTVDT is encoded by the coding sequence ATGCAGTTCCCTGACCTGAAATACGAATATCTTGAACACACGGCGGATGCAAAGTTCAAGGCCTACGGGAAAACAATGGAAGAGGCCTTTGAGAACGCAGCTGTCGCCATGTTCAATGTGATGATCAATACATCAAAGGTTGACTGCAAACACACAGAGAGCATCAAACTTACAGCGCCTGATATCGACGATCTTCTGGTGGACTGGCTCTCAGAACTTCTGTTCCTCTTCGAAGTGGATTTCATAGCCTTTGGGGAGTTCAAAGTGGAGAGCATCACACAGGTTGATGGCGAATACACAATATCAGCACACGCAAGCGGTGAAGAGATAGACCTTGGGAAACATGAGATCGACACCGAAGTCAAAGCTGTGACCTACAATGACCTGAAGGCAGAGGAAGTTCCGGAAGGTTTTATGGTACAGGTAACAGTTGATACATGA
- a CDS encoding CDP-alcohol phosphatidyltransferase family protein → MTIDALRPAATRILNPVAIALANRRISPNSLSIASFGFAVLAGICFYFSVERPFFALAAILFVGLNSSFDALDGAVARYLRTDSKKGDFLDHVIDRYSDVFIICGMFFGGHVQWQIGTITIILVLLVSYLGTQAQALGIGRFYGGIMGRADRLALILIASIAYYIYSEPVLGYTMIGWSIIVIGLGSHITTIQRMGSIWKRL, encoded by the coding sequence ATGACCATTGATGCACTAAGACCGGCCGCTACAAGGATATTGAACCCTGTAGCCATAGCTCTCGCAAACAGGAGGATATCCCCAAACTCCCTTTCGATAGCTTCCTTTGGATTTGCAGTACTGGCAGGTATCTGTTTCTACTTCTCGGTCGAAAGGCCATTCTTTGCACTTGCAGCCATCCTTTTTGTCGGGCTCAATTCTTCCTTTGATGCCCTTGACGGCGCAGTTGCAAGGTATCTTCGCACAGATAGCAAGAAAGGCGACTTCCTTGACCATGTCATCGACCGTTATTCCGATGTTTTCATCATCTGTGGAATGTTCTTCGGCGGGCATGTGCAGTGGCAGATCGGCACCATAACCATAATCCTGGTACTGTTGGTAAGCTATCTCGGAACACAGGCACAGGCACTGGGAATCGGAAGATTTTACGGTGGCATCATGGGCAGAGCTGACAGATTGGCCCTGATACTGATAGCCTCGATAGCCTATTACATCTATAGCGAACCAGTTCTGGGTTATACCATGATAGGCTGGAGTATTATTGTCATTGGACTTGGAAGCCATATAACAACAATACAGAGAATGGGCAGTATATGGAAGCGCCTCTAA
- a CDS encoding tetrahydromethanopterin S-methyltransferase subunit A, with protein METVACGWPVVKGDCIAGMNDSCIAVITLASSLEPYDEAAMWGSCKTENLGAEKIIINTVSNSNIRYLLICGNESRGHLAGKTLIALHKNGIDEDGRIIGSDGAIPFIENVGRDVIERFQKQVSLIERIGLIDIDEIRRIVDEYKEKEGPYCEAAFVVESAKKKSRPVMDVTSGDIMVSGNVMLDSASGIVCEVESD; from the coding sequence ATAGAAACTGTTGCATGTGGCTGGCCTGTTGTGAAAGGAGATTGCATTGCCGGAATGAATGATTCCTGTATTGCAGTTATAACTCTTGCAAGCTCACTTGAACCTTATGATGAAGCTGCCATGTGGGGTAGCTGCAAGACCGAGAACCTTGGTGCAGAGAAGATCATTATAAACACGGTTTCAAATTCGAATATCAGGTATCTCCTGATATGCGGTAATGAATCCAGGGGTCATCTTGCAGGAAAGACACTTATTGCACTTCACAAGAACGGCATCGATGAGGATGGTCGGATCATTGGTTCGGATGGAGCGATACCCTTTATCGAGAACGTCGGAAGGGATGTAATTGAACGTTTCCAGAAGCAGGTAAGTCTCATCGAACGCATCGGCCTGATCGACATTGATGAGATCCGCCGGATCGTTGATGAGTATAAAGAAAAAGAAGGTCCGTACTGTGAAGCAGCTTTCGTTGTAGAGAGCGCAAAAAAGAAAAGCAGGCCGGTTATGGATGTCACTTCCGGGGATATCATGGTATCAGGCAATGTAATGCTTGATTCGGCTTCCGGAATTGTTTGTGAAGTAGAGTCCGATTAA
- a CDS encoding replication factor C large subunit yields MEESIEWVEKYRPKSLSDLVGNKKSIIDMREWAESWLSGVPEKRAVILHGPAGVGKTSAAHALAKDFDWETIELNASDQRTAGAIERVAGSASKMSSLTGTSTKRLIILDEADNMHGNADRGGARAVGSIIKTTDQPIVLIANDLYGLTPSIRSSCIELKFNSVQGRSMIPALKKICVEEKIMCGVGVLEKLADNAGGDMRSAVKDLQAVALGRDEIYIEDIATSERDTKESIFKALGKIFKSTDPKSALQATYGLDETPENLIHWIDENLPLQYGTEEGTEEDLITGYRHLSKADRYLGRVRKRQSYRLWRYAGVLMTCGTVVSKSHVSRGFTKYQPPSFWRKMGQLRAKRDMRDNIASRIGYHCNESMRYSRTDLAHLYGRMLKDDSYAVDVAVDLELSVDEIVYLTGGKKVTKGIQKIYDLAQAQRSAYGNDDAPVFFEKKAVKKVQDKKQMDLNQIMESAASNGNPKAEETSKPVSSAPKDNPKPDPKPAAKAKPQKTLFDF; encoded by the coding sequence ATGGAAGAATCTATCGAATGGGTTGAAAAATACAGGCCCAAATCCCTATCAGATCTTGTGGGGAATAAGAAGTCAATCATTGATATGCGCGAGTGGGCAGAGTCATGGCTCTCCGGAGTGCCGGAGAAGCGTGCGGTCATACTTCACGGACCTGCAGGAGTTGGAAAAACATCCGCAGCACACGCACTTGCAAAGGACTTCGACTGGGAGACCATCGAGCTGAATGCAAGTGACCAGAGAACGGCAGGTGCTATTGAAAGGGTCGCAGGTTCTGCATCAAAGATGAGCTCACTTACGGGCACTTCCACAAAGAGACTGATCATTCTGGACGAAGCCGACAACATGCACGGAAATGCCGATAGGGGCGGAGCCCGTGCTGTGGGCAGCATTATCAAAACAACTGACCAGCCCATCGTGCTAATTGCCAACGACCTCTACGGACTTACACCTTCGATACGCTCCAGTTGCATTGAGCTCAAGTTCAATTCCGTCCAGGGCAGGTCAATGATACCGGCGCTCAAGAAGATATGCGTCGAAGAGAAGATCATGTGCGGTGTTGGCGTCCTTGAGAAATTGGCAGACAATGCTGGCGGAGACATGAGAAGTGCTGTCAAGGACCTTCAGGCTGTGGCATTGGGAAGGGATGAGATATACATTGAAGATATCGCCACATCCGAGAGGGATACGAAAGAATCGATCTTCAAGGCACTCGGGAAGATCTTCAAGAGCACTGACCCGAAAAGTGCATTGCAGGCCACATACGGACTGGACGAGACCCCTGAGAACCTCATCCACTGGATCGATGAGAACCTGCCATTACAATATGGCACCGAGGAAGGAACCGAAGAGGACCTGATAACCGGATACAGGCATCTTTCAAAGGCGGACAGGTATCTTGGACGTGTGAGAAAACGACAGAGCTATCGCCTCTGGAGATATGCAGGCGTCCTCATGACCTGTGGGACTGTTGTATCTAAATCCCATGTCAGTCGCGGATTCACAAAATACCAGCCACCCTCGTTCTGGCGTAAAATGGGTCAGTTAAGGGCAAAACGTGACATGAGGGACAATATTGCTTCCAGAATCGGCTACCATTGCAACGAATCCATGCGTTATTCCCGCACAGACCTGGCACATCTTTACGGCAGGATGTTGAAGGATGATTCCTACGCAGTAGATGTCGCTGTTGACCTTGAACTGAGCGTCGATGAGATCGTTTATCTTACCGGTGGCAAAAAGGTCACAAAAGGAATACAGAAGATCTATGATCTTGCACAGGCACAACGCAGCGCCTATGGCAATGATGACGCTCCGGTCTTTTTTGAGAAAAAGGCGGTGAAAAAGGTACAGGATAAAAAGCAGATGGACCTGAACCAGATAATGGAAAGTGCTGCTTCCAACGGAAATCCAAAAGCTGAAGAAACTTCAAAACCAGTGAGCTCAGCTCCAAAGGACAATCCAAAACCAGACCCGAAACCGGCTGCAAAAGCAAAGCCTCAGAAAACCTTATTCGACTTCTGA
- a CDS encoding MFS transporter yields MEFKSYHLLFLATTVFFAMAGGAILAPVLPQMVEPLSSTPNEVAQLMAVYTISTAIFSLVIGHFVDRVNRKAVLVPCLIINGLMGLFSFFATDLHTLLILRFVQGIGIAGMMSLVMLVIGDVYKGLDRVHSMGRVSMAIAIGSVTAPLIGGGLATIGWNYPFLFYVLSLPFALLVFLLLPETKESVGSHGSGLGNAVRELRDFRIFYTVFLSFAIFFLLFSIVVFLPFMLKDVFGFGAKEAGMVLSIQGIAIIMVASNIKKLAEKLPLIVLIGLGFSLVGISIFLISWTVSLPVLFLLLLVFGGGFGLCQTAIDSQIIQISPPKSRGGVLSIHNTMKYVGQSASPVVLGFILLYFDLQVVFLLSGVFGIMVAVVTLAFRKKFVVESNI; encoded by the coding sequence ATGGAATTCAAATCCTATCACCTCCTGTTCCTTGCAACAACTGTTTTCTTTGCAATGGCAGGGGGTGCCATACTTGCCCCGGTACTGCCACAGATGGTGGAGCCATTAAGCAGCACACCCAATGAAGTAGCCCAGCTCATGGCGGTCTACACCATATCAACAGCGATCTTCTCTCTTGTCATCGGGCACTTTGTTGACCGCGTGAACAGGAAGGCTGTGCTTGTGCCCTGTCTCATCATCAATGGATTGATGGGACTTTTCAGTTTCTTTGCAACCGATCTGCATACTCTGCTTATACTGAGATTTGTTCAGGGTATAGGGATCGCCGGGATGATGTCACTGGTGATGCTGGTGATCGGGGATGTCTATAAGGGGCTTGACCGGGTTCATTCAATGGGCAGGGTTAGTATGGCAATAGCCATTGGTTCAGTTACTGCACCCCTTATTGGTGGTGGATTGGCCACCATCGGCTGGAATTATCCTTTCCTCTTCTATGTCCTGTCACTGCCATTTGCCCTGCTGGTTTTCCTGTTGCTTCCTGAAACAAAAGAATCTGTGGGATCTCATGGTAGCGGACTGGGAAATGCAGTTCGTGAACTTCGGGACTTCAGGATATTTTACACCGTGTTCCTGAGCTTTGCTATCTTCTTCCTGTTGTTCTCGATCGTTGTCTTTCTGCCATTCATGCTCAAGGATGTTTTCGGGTTTGGTGCAAAAGAGGCAGGAATGGTGCTTTCTATTCAGGGAATTGCCATCATCATGGTGGCATCTAACATAAAGAAGCTTGCAGAAAAACTTCCATTGATAGTCCTCATAGGTTTGGGTTTTTCACTTGTAGGAATATCTATTTTCCTTATCTCATGGACGGTTTCTCTTCCTGTACTTTTCCTGTTATTGCTGGTCTTTGGCGGTGGTTTCGGGCTTTGCCAGACGGCCATAGACTCCCAGATCATCCAGATATCACCACCAAAGTCCCGTGGCGGTGTCCTTTCCATTCACAATACCATGAAATATGTTGGCCAGAGTGCTTCACCCGTGGTACTGGGTTTCATATTGCTTTACTTCGATCTGCAGGTAGTGTTCCTGCTTTCAGGTGTCTTTGGAATAATGGTGGCAGTCGTGACCCTGGCATTCAGGAAAAAGTTTGTTGTGGAAAGTAATATCTAA
- a CDS encoding methylated-DNA--[protein]-cysteine S-methyltransferase: protein MYYALIRTKLGTVLVAGNSEGLKVLNIQDGKRKYSIPSDWKQNSTFFKVVEEQLHKYLAGELKEFDVVLSPDGSDFQKKVWNALTKIPYGKTVSYGYVAEMIGKPKAARAVGLANSLNPIQIIIPCHRVVSSNGKLAGYAGGLDVMVELLEIEGIKAKDNGSGKFSI from the coding sequence ATGTATTATGCTCTCATAAGGACGAAACTTGGAACTGTACTGGTGGCTGGCAATTCTGAAGGGCTGAAGGTGCTGAACATCCAGGATGGTAAAAGGAAATATTCCATCCCTTCTGATTGGAAGCAGAACAGCACTTTCTTTAAGGTGGTCGAAGAACAGTTACACAAGTATCTTGCAGGTGAGTTAAAGGAATTTGATGTAGTGCTCTCTCCGGATGGTTCTGATTTCCAGAAGAAGGTTTGGAATGCTTTAACAAAGATCCCTTATGGCAAGACCGTATCCTATGGTTATGTGGCTGAAATGATCGGCAAGCCAAAAGCTGCAAGGGCAGTTGGGCTTGCAAACTCTTTGAATCCGATCCAGATCATCATCCCATGCCACCGTGTTGTAAGCTCTAACGGGAAACTGGCAGGTTATGCAGGCGGGCTTGATGTAATGGTGGAACTTCTTGAGATCGAAGGCATAAAGGCCAAAGATAACGGGTCTGGGAAGTTCAGCATCTAA
- a CDS encoding 4Fe-4S binding protein — MQNKISKEQLKKDGYLPQRQNNLCSMRVGITGGYVEADQLRAIADAAEKYGQGHIHITSRQGIEVPFVNFENVEAAKEDMKNAAVRPGVAGRRVRAVVACQGNRVCNHGLIDCQGLAEKIDRAHFGADVPYKFKIAITGCPAACLKPQENDLGIMGTVHPEWIKDTCTECGVCVKRCKANAITMEGGNLHIDMDKCILCGECILACPKDAIVASKTGYMIFCGGKVGRFPHEGTRLAEVHSEKEVYDIVNRTIEYYRENGGKDERLGDVMDREGIESFKDAVLK; from the coding sequence ATGCAAAATAAGATTAGCAAAGAACAATTAAAGAAAGATGGATATCTCCCCCAGAGACAGAATAACTTGTGTTCCATGCGAGTTGGCATCACTGGCGGCTATGTTGAAGCCGACCAGTTAAGAGCCATTGCAGACGCTGCTGAGAAGTATGGACAGGGACATATACACATTACCTCAAGGCAGGGGATCGAAGTACCTTTTGTTAATTTTGAGAACGTGGAAGCTGCGAAGGAAGATATGAAAAATGCAGCCGTTCGCCCGGGTGTTGCCGGAAGAAGAGTGCGTGCTGTCGTTGCATGCCAGGGCAACCGGGTCTGCAATCATGGGCTGATAGATTGTCAGGGCCTTGCTGAAAAGATAGACAGGGCACATTTCGGAGCAGATGTTCCATACAAGTTCAAGATAGCTATCACAGGATGTCCTGCAGCATGCCTGAAACCCCAGGAGAATGATCTTGGGATCATGGGCACAGTGCATCCTGAATGGATAAAGGACACATGCACAGAATGTGGCGTGTGCGTAAAACGCTGCAAAGCCAATGCCATAACAATGGAAGGTGGTAATCTGCATATCGACATGGACAAATGCATACTTTGCGGAGAATGTATCCTCGCCTGCCCAAAGGATGCCATCGTTGCTTCAAAAACGGGATATATGATATTCTGTGGTGGCAAGGTGGGCAGATTCCCACATGAGGGCACAAGGCTTGCGGAAGTCCATAGCGAAAAAGAGGTATATGACATCGTCAACAGGACCATCGAATACTACCGCGAAAATGGCGGGAAAGATGAGAGGCTTGGTGATGTGATGGACAGGGAAGGAATCGAAAGTTTCAAGGATGCTGTTTTGAAGTGA
- the mtrH gene encoding tetrahydromethanopterin S-methyltransferase subunit H produces the protein MFRFQKEQEIVNIAGVKIGGQPGELPTVLAGTIFYEGHSIVEDADAGIFDRAEAEVLVNLQDSMSDETGNPAIVHIFANTFESMQKYIDFVTSVSDSPFIIDSPQPAVRMASAEYVTDIGLADKTIYNSINMSISDDECASLANSDIDSSIILGFNAMDSSLDGRMALLENGGKLMDRGLLEVAGECGIKNILIDPSITPMGDGAGIALRMTMTAKAKWGYPVGSGIHNAPSSWSWLKAKKKEDPLVYQMCDIGTVSMQQLAGGDFVLYGPIENARYTFPLAAMGDIMVAEASSDLDIEPSSSHPLNLLV, from the coding sequence ATGTTCAGGTTCCAGAAAGAGCAGGAGATCGTCAATATCGCAGGTGTGAAGATCGGAGGTCAGCCGGGTGAGCTGCCAACAGTACTTGCAGGTACCATATTCTATGAAGGTCACAGCATCGTGGAAGATGCGGATGCTGGCATATTCGACAGGGCAGAGGCAGAAGTCCTTGTGAACCTGCAGGATTCCATGTCCGATGAGACCGGGAATCCCGCGATCGTCCATATCTTCGCCAACACCTTTGAGAGTATGCAGAAGTACATCGATTTTGTAACATCAGTAAGCGATTCTCCTTTTATCATCGATTCCCCGCAGCCTGCTGTGAGGATGGCTTCTGCAGAATACGTGACCGACATAGGACTTGCCGATAAGACGATCTACAATTCCATTAACATGAGCATAAGTGACGATGAATGTGCTTCTCTTGCAAATTCTGACATCGATAGTTCTATAATTCTCGGTTTCAATGCAATGGACTCATCCCTTGATGGGAGGATGGCATTGCTGGAGAACGGGGGTAAATTGATGGACAGGGGGCTGCTGGAGGTTGCCGGAGAATGTGGTATAAAGAACATCCTTATCGATCCAAGCATTACTCCCATGGGTGATGGTGCAGGTATTGCTCTTCGTATGACAATGACAGCAAAGGCGAAATGGGGATACCCTGTAGGGTCCGGTATCCACAATGCTCCTTCTTCCTGGAGCTGGCTTAAGGCTAAAAAGAAGGAAGATCCACTGGTCTATCAGATGTGCGATATAGGTACGGTTTCCATGCAGCAGCTTGCAGGTGGCGATTTTGTTCTCTATGGTCCTATCGAGAATGCACGCTACACCTTCCCACTGGCCGCCATGGGTGATATTATGGTCGCGGAGGCATCTTCCGATCTTGATATAGAACCATCATCCTCACACCCGCTTAACCTGCTGGTGTGA